The genomic stretch GCATCGTTCTCCTGACCTCGGAGATGTTTCCCTTTTCCAAGAGCGGCGGCCTCGGCGACGTCATGGGGGCGCTGCCCTTGGCCCTGCACTGCAAGGGGGCCGAGGTCTGCGTGATAACGCCGTTCTATGGCCGCCTGAGCACCGCCGGACACGAGATCCGCCTGGTCCGGTCCGATTGTCCCGTGGGATATCCGTGGAGCCCCGTCACTGCCGAGATCTACCGCACGGACTACCAGGGCGTGCCGATCTATTTCGTGGCGCGCGGCGAATACTTCGACCGCCGCGCCTACTACAACACCTATGACGGCGATTATTTCGACAATTGCGAACGGTTCACGTTTTTCGTGCGCGCGGCCCTGTCCTGGTGCCGCCAGTTCGAGACGCCCCCCGCCGTGATCCATTCCCACGACTGGCAAAGCGCGCTTGCGCCCGTTTTCCTGCATTTCCTGCGGCAGACCGATCCGTTCTGGAAGGACACGAAATCGGTCATGACCATCCACAACCTGGCCTTTCAGGGACGGTTCTCCTTTCGGCTTTTCGAAAACTGCGGCCTGCCGGGGGAGGCCTGGAACCTCGACGGCGTCGAGTATTACGGCGACTTCAACCTGCTCAAGGGCGGCATCGCCTATGCCGACGCCGTGACCACGGTCAGCCCGGCCTATGCGCGCGAGATTCTGTCCCCGGCCTTCGGCTGCGGGCTGGAAGGAATTCTCCAGAAGCGAAGCGACAGGCTTCGGGGCATTCTGAACGGAGCGGACTATTCGGTCTGGGATCCGGACAGCGACAAATATCTGCCCTGTGCGTATGCGCCCGAATCCATGGACGGGAAACGCGTCTGCAAGCGCGCCCTGCTGCGGGAGTTCTATCTCGCGGACCAGCTGGAGGACCGGCCCCTGCTTTGCTTCATCGGCAGGCTGCGAAGGCAGAAGGGCATCGACCTGCTTTTCGAGATCCTTCCGGAGCTGATGCGCAACGAGGTCGGGGTCATCGTCCTCGGCGAGGGCAATCTTGAGTTCGAAGCCCGGCTCCAGGAACTCGTGGAGCAATACCCCGGCAGACTGGGCGGGGCCATCGGCTATTCCGAGGATCTTGCCCACCGCATCCACGCGGGGTCGGACATCTTCCTGATGCCTTCGCGGTACGAGCCCTGCGGCCTGACCCAGATGTACGCGCTGCGCTTCGGCACGCCGCCCGTGGCCACGGCCGTGGGCGGGCTCATCGATACCATCATCTCGCACCCCAGCCCCTATTGCACGGGCTTCACCTTTGCCAAGCCGGAGCCGGGCCTTTTCCTGGACGCGGTGAACCGCGCGCTGCGGCTCTGGAACGACAAGACCGCCTGGCAGGGTATGATGGAGCGGGCCATGCGCCAGGCATTCACCTGGGAGCTGGCCGCGGAGAAGTACCTCGACCTCTACGCCTCCCTGGGCGCGGAATTCCGGTCCGATGTCGGGCCGGAAGCCTCCCCGGAAGACGAAGCCGTTCTGCAATGCAACCCCCGGACGCTCCGGGGCGCATAAGGAGTGGAAGATGCCGCTTTCCAAGAAATATTTAAAGAGCAAGCCGGTCTGCAAGGTCACCTTCAAGGTGTCCAAGAGCACGGCGCAGGGGGCCAAGAGGATTTTCCTCGTGGGCGAGTTCAACAAGTGGAACACGAAGAACCTGCCCATGCAGCAGCTCAAGGACAATTCCTTTTCCGTGACCGTTGACCTCGAAGTGGGCCGGGACTACCAGTATCGGTACCTTACGGATGATGGCGTCTGGCTGAACGATTCCAAGGCCGACCGCTACGAGTACAGCGCCTTTGCGGGCGGCGACAATTGCGTGGTCACCACTTGAGGCATGGCCCGGCTTCTCTTGGTCCGACCGAACAGCAACGAGGAACAATGCCCGAAACCACCCGCCCCGTCTATATCGCCCCCTTCGACCTGCATCTCTTCGGCAAGGGCGAGCATTGGGATTTATACCGTATTCTCGGAGCGCACCCCGCCGTGGGCGAGGACGGCGCTCCGGGCTATCGGTTCGCGGTCTGGGCGCCCAACGCCCGGAGCGTCAGCGTGCTCGGCGCGTTCAACGACTGGACTCCGGGACGGCACCCGCTTTTCCCCGTGGGATCCTCGGGCATCTGGGCCGGATTCCTTCCCGAAATAGGGCGCAACGTCTCCTACAAATACGCCGTGGAGCAGCAGGGCGGGCGGGTGATCTTCAAGACCGACCCCTTTGCCTTGGCCACGGAGTCGCGTCCCGGCAACGCGGCCGTCACCGGGACGCTGGACGGCTACGTCTGGGGCGACGAGGACTGGATGGAGTCCCGCCGCAAGAACGAGCTGCCCCTGGCGCGTCCCGTGTCGGTCTATGAAGTCCATGCCGGATCGTGGCGCAGGCCGGACGGCAGGTTCCCCACGTATGCGGAGCTGGGCGACGAGCTGATTCCCTACGTCCTGAACCTGGGGTTCACGCATGTGGAGTTTATGCCCCTGGCGGAGCACCCCCTGGACGAATCCTGGGGCTATCAGACTTCCCACTACTTTGCGCCGACCTCCCGTTTCGGCTCGCCCGACGAGTTCCGCTCCCTGGTGGACCGTTTCCATCAGGCCGGGCTGGGAGTGTTTCTGGACTGGGTGCCCGCGCATTTTCCCAAGGACGAATGGAGCCTGGGCCGCTTCGACGGCACGGCCCTCTACGAGCACCAGGATCCGCGCCTGGGCGAGCATCCGGACTGGGGCACCTACATCTTCAACTACGGCCGTTATGAGGTCGCCAACTTCCTGCTCAGCAACGCCCTCTATTGGCTCAAGGAATTCCACATCGACGGCCTGCGCATCGACGCGGTGGCCTCCATGCTCTACCGGGACTATTCTCGCGAGCACGGCCAGTGGCTGCCGAACCAGTACGGCGGCAACGAGAACATCGAGGCCATCGAGTTTCTGCGTCGGCTGAACACCGTGGTCCACGCTCATTATCCCGGCGCCTGCGTCATCGCCGAGGAGTCCACCTCCTGGCCGGGAGTGTCGCGGCCCGTGTATGCGGGCGGACTGGGATTCACCTTCAAATGGAACATGGGCTGGATGAACGACACCCTGGCTTATTTCCGCAAGCAGCCCATCCATCGTTCGCATCATCACCAGAACCTGACCTTCTCCATGCTGTATGCCTTCACGGAGAATTTCCTCTTGCCCATTTCCCATGACGAGGTCGTGCACGGCAAGGGCGCGCTGCTTTCCAAGATGCCCGGCGATTCCTGGCAGCAGTTCGCCAACCTGCGGCTTTTTCTGGCCTACCAGTGGGCTCATCCCGGCAAGAAGCTGCTCTTCATGGGCTGCGAGTTCGGACAGTGGAACGAATGGAATTGCAGCCGCGAACTGGACTGGATTCTTATGACTTTCGACACCCACAGGGGCGTCTCGCACCTCGTGGGCGACCTGAACAGGCTGCTGCGCGAGCAGCCTGCGCTGCATGCGCACGACCATGACTGGGACGGGTTTCAGTGGCTCGATTTTGCGGATCACAACGCCTCGGTGATCAGCTTTTTACGCAAGTCGCCCGGAGCGGCTCCCGTGCTTTGGGTCTTCAACTTCACGCCCGTGCCCCGCGAGAACTACGCCGTGCCCTGCCCCCTGGAAGGGGAGTGGCGCGAGCGGCTGAACACGGACGCGGGCTGCTATGGCGGCACGAACCTGGGCAACGGCGGCGCGGTCCTGGCGCGCCCGGAAAACGGCGGCCCCACTCTGCGGCTGACCCTGCCTCCCCTGGCGGCGCTGGCTTTCGTTTACCAGGGCTGACCCCCTCCGTTTCGCGGGGACGGCGAGAAAGTGCTTTTCTCGGCTGCCGCGAATCCGTAATCTATGCGGATGAATACCATCCTGATCACGCTGGGCGACACGGGCGGGCTTGGGCCGGAACTGGTGGTGCGCCACTTCCTTGAGGCGGCTTCTGACCCCTGCGGCCTGGAGGCGGCGGGCCAGGGCGACGCGGGCGGGGATTCCTGCGACATCGGCTTACGCTATCTGCTGCTCGGCCCGGAATCGGCCCTGCGGACGCATCTGGGTGCCGGAGAACCTTTCTGGACGCGGCTGGAAGCGCCGGAAGAGCTCTTGGAGCTGGGGCCGGGAGTCTATCTTTTCGAGCCGGAGGAGCTCGCCGGGCTGGCCTGCCCCCTGGGCACGCCGAGCGTGGCGGGCGGAACCTGCGCCGGGGTGAGCCTGGAGCTGGCCGTGCGCCTTCTGCGGGACGGAATCGGCCAGGGACTCTGCACCTGCCCGCTGAACAAGGCCATGCTCCAGGATGCGGGCTTCGATTTTCCCGGCCATACTGAATTTTTGGCCGAGCGCCTGGGCGTGGGGCGCGAGAACGTCTGCATGCATCTGGGCGGACCGGTGCTGCGCGTCAGCCTCGTGACCACCCACCCGCGATTGCGGGACGTGGCCGACTTGATCACCCAAGAGCGCATTTTGCACTGTCTGCGGCTGACGGCCGCGCACATGCGCGCTCTGGGCGTGGCCGGACCCATCGCGGTCTGCGGGTTGAACCCGCACGCGGGCGAGTCCGGGAAGATCGGAAGCGAGGAAATCGAGATCATCGCTCCCGCGCTGGAAGTGGTCCGCGCCGAGGGGCTGGACGTGGTCGGTCCCCTGCCGGGCGATACGGTTTTCCATTTCGCCGCGCGCGGAGCCTATGCGGCTGTCCTGGCCATGTACCACGACCAGGGCCTGGCCCCGCTGAAGCTGATGCATTTTTCAGAGGCCGTGAACGTGACCCTGGGCTTGCCGTATCCGCGCACGTCTCCGGACCACGGCACGGGGTACGATCTGGCGGGCAAAGGCTCGGCCAGCCTGGAGAGCTTCCGGGCCGCCTTGCGGATGGTCGAGCGCATGGTGGAGGTGCGGGAAGAGGTTCGGGCCGTGGCCGAATGACCGATTCGGGCGTTCGCCGCCGGGTCAGACGTTCATGGCGAGCCGGGCCGCGGCCTCGCCCGCGCGTTTGCCGTAGACCTGGGTGGCGGTGACCATGGCTCCGCCGAGGCGGTTGGCCCCGTGCATGCCCGTGGCGCATTCGCCGCAGGCGAACAGGCCCGGCAGGGGCTGATCGGTTCCGGCGGCCAAAACGGCTCCGTGGGCGTTGATGAGCGCGCCGCCGTTGCCCGCGTGGGCGAAGAGCGCGGCCTCCTCCCAGTCCCCCTTGCCGATCTTGACCCGCACCACGCCGCGTTCGTTCGCCTGGGCCTGGAGCCACTGGTCCATGCCGTAGTCGTGGACCTCTTCCCCTTCGTATTCCACCGGTCCCCAGGCCGCGGGGCAATGCGTGCGGCGCGCGTCCGCCAGGGCCAGCACCTTGGCCGAGGGCGCGACCTCCCGGCCGTCCGGGGTCATGGCCACGGCGTCCGGCCCGGCGATTTCCGCCGGGGAGCGAAAGCGCAGTTCCGGCAGACTCATCCAGAAATATTGCAGATAGTCCGTGTTTTCCATGCGCGCTCCGGCGTCCTGGAGCATCTGCCAGGAAAGACCGGGATTGCCCGGTCCGGCCGTGTGCCGTTCGGCCAGAGGGGCGGGGCCGCCCAAGGCCATGACCACTGCCTTGGCCCGGATAAGAATCGGATCGCCTATGCCGTCTGCCTCGGAGCCGGGCCTGGGGCGCAGTCGCGCTCCGGCGACGCGTCCGGATTCGATCTCCAGGCCGAGCACCTCCAAACCGGACCGGAACCTGACGCCGAGGCCGACGGCCTTGTCCTGAAAGAGTCCGTGCGCGTGCGCCAGATCGTCGAAGACCGCTGCCCTCGGAAACGGGCTGAAGCAGCCGTTGCGGCGCAGCAGCCTGCCGTCCGCGCCGTAGCGGAATTTCAGGCCCAGGGCTTCCAGTTCGCGGAAGCGCGGTTCGGCCTCGTTGGCCAGGATCTGAACGAGAGCATGATCGACCATGCCCGGACTGGCCAGCCAGACGGCCTCGCGCACGAAACGCTCTCGTTCGCGCTCGCCCAGGGGCAGCTGCATGCCGAGATTGCCGTTGCGGTTGGCAAAGGAGGAGCCCGAAGGACCGGGCAGCAGCGTGGCCAGCGTCACCTCCAGTCCGGGGCAGGCTTCGGCTGCGGCCCAGGCGGCCCGGAGTCCCGCGAGGCCTGCGCCGAGAATGAGAACATCGGTGCGACTATGCATGACGGCAGGGTAAGGGAAAAACTCCCGGGAGGGAAGGGGATGAGCGGGCTTTGCGCTGCGATGTCATGGAATTGCGGGCGGATGCGCAGGCGAGAAGAAACAAGGAAGCCGCCCGAAGGCGGCTGCCGGTCTGCTGCTGAAAGCGGATCTAAATCTTTTTCAAGGCGTATTGCCGCATCTTTTCCGCCTCTTTGAAGGCGGGATTGATGCCCAGTGCCTTTTCCGCCGCGTCCTTCATCTTGGCCCACTGCCGCCAGTCGAAATAGAGGCGGCCGAGGTTGAAGTAGAGGTATTCGTCCTTGTCCGTGTATTCCAACGCCTTGAGATAATAACGTTCCGCCGCGTCGAACTGCTTGAGCTTGCGCAGCACGATGCCGATCCGGTTGTAAAGGAACAGGGCCTGGGGATCGTTTTTGAGCGCGTCTTCAAGCAGGCCGAGGGCGTCGTCGTAAAGGTCGGCCTTGAGATAGCGGTCCGCGATGTCGGCCTTGAGTTCCGTGTCGCCCTTGAAGGTGCGCATCAGGCCGTTGAAGGTGCTGCGGGCCTTGTCGATGGCCTTGGCGTCCAGGAAGGCCTGGCCTTTTTCCAGCTCTTCGGCCTTGACGTGTTCCTTGTTGGCGATCTCGTGCTGGGCTTCCTCGGTGACGTGGTTTTCCAGTTCGCCCACGAGTTCGAGCATGGTCTGGTAGAGTTTCTTCTCGTCGCCCGGTTTGTAGGGGATGACCAGCGGATAGAGCCGCCGCAGTTCCTTGTCCTGGTTCAGGGTGTACACCGCCTGCTCGATGAGCACCGAGAACTCGTCCCGCTCGTTTTTCATCAGCGGGTTTTTCAGGATGGTCAGCAGCGCCTGGGTGACCGCCTGGGCGGCGGCCATGGGTTTTCCCTGCTTGAGCAGGCCGTTGACCTCGGTCAGACGCTTGCGTGCTTTGATCAGTTCGACGGACATGCCGCTCCTATGAAAACAAAGGCCTGGTTATTTTCCGGTTTCCTGCCGGACCAGATCCCGGAAGCGGGCGAAGAAGTAGCCGCTGTCGTGCGGACCGGGCGCGGCCTCCGGGTGGAACTGAATGGCGATGATGGGCTTGTCGCGATGGGCAAAGCCTTCCAAGGTGTCGTCGTTCAGATTCCTGTGCGTCATCTTAAGATGATTCAGACCGGAAATGTCAACGCAAAAGCCGTGGTTTTGAGAGGAAATCTCGATTTTTTCCGATTCCAGGTCCATGACCGGGTGGTTGCAGCCGTGGTGGCCGAAGCCGAGCTTGAAGGTCGTTCCGCCCAGGGCCAGGCCGAGAATCTGGTGTCCGAGGCAGATTCCCGCCACGGGCAGATCCTGGCAGAAGTCCCGCGTGGCCTCGACCGCACCCGTGACCACCGCAGGGTCGCCGGGACCGTTGGAAAGAAAAATGGCGTCCGGCTCAAGCGCACGGGCCTCGGCCGCGCTCATGGACGAAGGCACGGTGAGCTGCACGAACCCCTGGGCCGCGAGCAGGCGGTGAATGTTCCACTTGATGCCGAAGTCGTAGACGATGACGCGCGGGCCGCCTTCGGGCCAGGCGAAGTCCTTCAGGTTCACGGGAACCGGTCCCTGGTCGGTCCAGAGGTAGGGCTCGGTGGTGGAGACGCGGTCGGCCAGGTTCAGGCCCTCCATGGGGGCGAGCCCCTTGGCCCGGCGCACCAGCTCCGCGGCGTCGTCAACCGAGGTGGAGATGACGCCGCGCATGGCGCCGTGAATGCGCAGGTGGCGGGTCAGGGCGCGCGTGTCCACGCCTTCGATGCCGGGAATGCCCGCTTCGCGGAGATAGTCGGGCAGGGACTTGTGGGCGCGCCAGTTGCTCGGCTGCTTGCAGCATTCCTTGACGATGAACCCGGCGACCTGGACCTTGGGGGATTCCACGTCTTCGACGTTCACGCCGTAGTTGCCGATCAGCGGGTAGGTCATGCAGACCATCTGGCCGGTGTA from Paucidesulfovibrio longus DSM 6739 encodes the following:
- the glgB gene encoding 1,4-alpha-glucan branching protein GlgB, whose amino-acid sequence is MPETTRPVYIAPFDLHLFGKGEHWDLYRILGAHPAVGEDGAPGYRFAVWAPNARSVSVLGAFNDWTPGRHPLFPVGSSGIWAGFLPEIGRNVSYKYAVEQQGGRVIFKTDPFALATESRPGNAAVTGTLDGYVWGDEDWMESRRKNELPLARPVSVYEVHAGSWRRPDGRFPTYAELGDELIPYVLNLGFTHVEFMPLAEHPLDESWGYQTSHYFAPTSRFGSPDEFRSLVDRFHQAGLGVFLDWVPAHFPKDEWSLGRFDGTALYEHQDPRLGEHPDWGTYIFNYGRYEVANFLLSNALYWLKEFHIDGLRIDAVASMLYRDYSREHGQWLPNQYGGNENIEAIEFLRRLNTVVHAHYPGACVIAEESTSWPGVSRPVYAGGLGFTFKWNMGWMNDTLAYFRKQPIHRSHHHQNLTFSMLYAFTENFLLPISHDEVVHGKGALLSKMPGDSWQQFANLRLFLAYQWAHPGKKLLFMGCEFGQWNEWNCSRELDWILMTFDTHRGVSHLVGDLNRLLREQPALHAHDHDWDGFQWLDFADHNASVISFLRKSPGAAPVLWVFNFTPVPRENYAVPCPLEGEWRERLNTDAGCYGGTNLGNGGAVLARPENGGPTLRLTLPPLAALAFVYQG
- a CDS encoding isoamylase early set domain-containing protein, which codes for MPLSKKYLKSKPVCKVTFKVSKSTAQGAKRIFLVGEFNKWNTKNLPMQQLKDNSFSVTVDLEVGRDYQYRYLTDDGVWLNDSKADRYEYSAFAGGDNCVVTT
- a CDS encoding tetratricopeptide repeat protein → MSVELIKARKRLTEVNGLLKQGKPMAAAQAVTQALLTILKNPLMKNERDEFSVLIEQAVYTLNQDKELRRLYPLVIPYKPGDEKKLYQTMLELVGELENHVTEEAQHEIANKEHVKAEELEKGQAFLDAKAIDKARSTFNGLMRTFKGDTELKADIADRYLKADLYDDALGLLEDALKNDPQALFLYNRIGIVLRKLKQFDAAERYYLKALEYTDKDEYLYFNLGRLYFDWRQWAKMKDAAEKALGINPAFKEAEKMRQYALKKI
- the glgA gene encoding glycogen synthase GlgA — encoded protein: MTDETTNRPRIVLLTSEMFPFSKSGGLGDVMGALPLALHCKGAEVCVITPFYGRLSTAGHEIRLVRSDCPVGYPWSPVTAEIYRTDYQGVPIYFVARGEYFDRRAYYNTYDGDYFDNCERFTFFVRAALSWCRQFETPPAVIHSHDWQSALAPVFLHFLRQTDPFWKDTKSVMTIHNLAFQGRFSFRLFENCGLPGEAWNLDGVEYYGDFNLLKGGIAYADAVTTVSPAYAREILSPAFGCGLEGILQKRSDRLRGILNGADYSVWDPDSDKYLPCAYAPESMDGKRVCKRALLREFYLADQLEDRPLLCFIGRLRRQKGIDLLFEILPELMRNEVGVIVLGEGNLEFEARLQELVEQYPGRLGGAIGYSEDLAHRIHAGSDIFLMPSRYEPCGLTQMYALRFGTPPVATAVGGLIDTIISHPSPYCTGFTFAKPEPGLFLDAVNRALRLWNDKTAWQGMMERAMRQAFTWELAAEKYLDLYASLGAEFRSDVGPEASPEDEAVLQCNPRTLRGA
- the pdxA gene encoding 4-hydroxythreonine-4-phosphate dehydrogenase PdxA, which codes for MNTILITLGDTGGLGPELVVRHFLEAASDPCGLEAAGQGDAGGDSCDIGLRYLLLGPESALRTHLGAGEPFWTRLEAPEELLELGPGVYLFEPEELAGLACPLGTPSVAGGTCAGVSLELAVRLLRDGIGQGLCTCPLNKAMLQDAGFDFPGHTEFLAERLGVGRENVCMHLGGPVLRVSLVTTHPRLRDVADLITQERILHCLRLTAAHMRALGVAGPIAVCGLNPHAGESGKIGSEEIEIIAPALEVVRAEGLDVVGPLPGDTVFHFAARGAYAAVLAMYHDQGLAPLKLMHFSEAVNVTLGLPYPRTSPDHGTGYDLAGKGSASLESFRAALRMVERMVEVREEVRAVAE
- a CDS encoding FAD-dependent oxidoreductase produces the protein MHSRTDVLILGAGLAGLRAAWAAAEACPGLEVTLATLLPGPSGSSFANRNGNLGMQLPLGERERERFVREAVWLASPGMVDHALVQILANEAEPRFRELEALGLKFRYGADGRLLRRNGCFSPFPRAAVFDDLAHAHGLFQDKAVGLGVRFRSGLEVLGLEIESGRVAGARLRPRPGSEADGIGDPILIRAKAVVMALGGPAPLAERHTAGPGNPGLSWQMLQDAGARMENTDYLQYFWMSLPELRFRSPAEIAGPDAVAMTPDGREVAPSAKVLALADARRTHCPAAWGPVEYEGEEVHDYGMDQWLQAQANERGVVRVKIGKGDWEEAALFAHAGNGGALINAHGAVLAAGTDQPLPGLFACGECATGMHGANRLGGAMVTATQVYGKRAGEAAARLAMNV
- the carA gene encoding glutamine-hydrolyzing carbamoyl-phosphate synthase small subunit, which produces MKAILALEDGTLFPGESFTGPIEAGGEVIFNTGMTGYQEVLTDPSYTGQMVCMTYPLIGNYGVNVEDVESPKVQVAGFIVKECCKQPSNWRAHKSLPDYLREAGIPGIEGVDTRALTRHLRIHGAMRGVISTSVDDAAELVRRAKGLAPMEGLNLADRVSTTEPYLWTDQGPVPVNLKDFAWPEGGPRVIVYDFGIKWNIHRLLAAQGFVQLTVPSSMSAAEARALEPDAIFLSNGPGDPAVVTGAVEATRDFCQDLPVAGICLGHQILGLALGGTTFKLGFGHHGCNHPVMDLESEKIEISSQNHGFCVDISGLNHLKMTHRNLNDDTLEGFAHRDKPIIAIQFHPEAAPGPHDSGYFFARFRDLVRQETGK